One window of the Pyxicephalus adspersus chromosome 5, UCB_Pads_2.0, whole genome shotgun sequence genome contains the following:
- the LOC140332058 gene encoding tigger transposable element-derived protein 1-like, protein MPPKRCAPAKASSGAPKRKKMMTISEKVKLLDMIKEGRSYAAVARHYGVNESTVRYIKKEEANIRKTASITFNKEAKRVVTPRNKRIVKMEAALALWIADCRKKTVSLDTNMIRTKAKALYDQILPDDDNEEAKEGADEPQASTSAARSDSPPQGQGFSASKGWFEKFQKRYGLRNVLLYGEASSADRDAACRYVEEEFPNLISEGGYLPEQVFNMDETGLFWKRMPSRTFLFKDEVKRPGFKAHKDRVTVIMAGNAAGFMLKPGLIYKAKKPRALKNKNTALLPVFWMHNSKAWITKALTHEWFFHCFIPQVKLYLAEKGLPFKVLLLMDCAGGHAADLQYDGVQIEFLPPNTKSLIQPMDQGVIRAFKALYTRSTMEGLISAVDDANDEFTLKAYWRSYDIASCLSNIQQALKDMKSETIKSSWKKLWPNVVHDHPGFTPEEVHHSAVEKAVRLAHIIKNEGFVDMTEEDIGALIDCHSDPLTDEDLLEMTKSASEEENKEEDEEETEKRGLTLENLQQLCNMARAMQQFAQDTDDNMVRAVDFSNRVDRVMSLYRGILKEKKKQRQQLPITMFLSKVKPPALPSAPPAEESPSEPKASMSQVRTSPPPPTQDSSPLSESNVY, encoded by the coding sequence ATGCCGCCTAAGCGCTGTGCCCCTGCGAAAGCTTCCTCCGGGGCGcccaagaggaagaagatgatgaccATCAGcgaaaaagtgaaacttttagatATGATCAAAGAGGGCAGAAGTTATGCAGCTGTAGCACGCCATTACGGGGTGAATGAATCTACAGTGCGATACATCAAGAAAGAGGAAGCAAACATCCGCAAAACTGCTTCAATAACCTTCAATAAAGAAGCAAAACGTGTGGTAACTCCACGTAATAAGAGAATTGTGAAAATGGAAGCTGCACTGGCATTGTGGATTGCTGATTGCAGGAAAAAGACAGTGAGTTTGGACACTAATATGATCAGGACAAAGGCCAAAGCTCTCTACGACCAAATCTTGCCCGATGACGACAATGAAGAGGCTAAAGAAGGTGCTGACGAACCTCAAGCCAGTACTAGTGCTGCCAGGAGTGATTCGCCTCCTCAAGGACAAGGCTTTTCAGCCAGCAAAGGCTGGTTCgaaaaatttcaaaaaagatACGGCCTCAGAAACGTGCTTCTGTATGGTGAGGCTTCCTCTGCTGACAGGGATGCTGCTTGTCGTTACGTGGAGGAAGAGTTCCCCAACCTCATCAGTGAGGGAGGCTACCTCCCTGAACAAGTTTTTAACATGGATGAAACAGGCCTTTTTTGGAAGAGGATGCCTTCGCGTACATTCCTCTTCAAGGACGAAGTGAAGAGGCCAGGCTTCAAGGCTCACAAAGACCGTGTGACTGTCATCATGGCTGGCAATGCTGCGGGTTTTATGCTTAAGCCAGGCCTTATTTATAAAGCCAAAAAACCACgggcattaaaaaacaaaaatacggCTCTGTTGCCCGTGTTCTGGATGCATAACTCCAAGGCCTGGATAACGAAAGCTCTGACCCATGAATGGTTCTTCCATTGCTTCATTCCCCAGGTGAAGCTGTATCTGGCTGAAAAGGGGCTCCCCTttaaggtccttctcctgatggACTGTGCGGGAGGCCATGCAGCGGACCTGCAATATGACGGTGTGCAGATAGAGTTTCTGCCCCCGAACACTAAATCTCTAATTCAGCCGATGGATCAAGGTGTCATTCGTGCCTTTAAGGCACTCTACACTCGCTCCACGATGGAGGGCCTCATCTCGGCAGTTGACGATGCCAATGACGAATTCACCTTGAAAGCATACTGGCGCAGTTATGACATTGCCTCATGTTTGTCTAATATTCAGCAAGCATTAAAGGACATGAAGAGTGAGACCATAAAGTCTAGCTGGAAGAAATTATGGCCGAACGTGGTGCACGACCATCCAGGCTTCACTCCTGAAGAAGTTCATCACTCAGCCGTGGAGAAGGCGGTGAGGCTGGCTCACATCATAAAGAATGAAGGATTTGTCGACATGACGGAAGAAGACATCGGCGCCCTTATCGATTGCCACTCGGACCCACTGACCGATGAAGACCTCCTTGAGATGACAAAGTCTGCAAGTGAGGAAGAAAACAAAGAGGAAGACGAAGAAGAAACTGAAAAGCGTGGCCTTACCCTGGAGAATCTGCAACAATTGTGCAACATGGCAAGAGCGATGCAACAATTTGCACAAGACACTGACGACAATATGGTTCGAGCTGTCGATTTCAGCAATCGTGTTGATAGGGTTATGTCCTTGTACAGGGGAAttttgaaggaaaagaaaaaacaaagacaacaacTACCCATCACCATGTTTCTCTCCAAGGTAAAGCCCCCGGCTCTACCGTCAGCGCCTCCAGCAGAAGAGTCTCCGAGTGAGCCTAAAGCTTCTATGAGTCAAGTGAGAACCTCTCCTCCGCCACCAACACAAGACTCTTCGCCTCTCTCAGAAAGCAAcgtttattaa